A region of the Microcystis aeruginosa FD4 genome:
TGTTTAAAAATCCAGTGACGGCTATAGATACCAGCAATAAGTGGTAAACCAACGTAGATTAACACAGAAAGAACAATGGTCTGCCAGGGGACTACAAAATTATTAGCTGCCAGTAACCATTTACCCAGGGGAGCGTAGAGAAAAAGCATCGCTAGGGAATTGACTGCTACCATAATTAGGGTATGACCTTGGTTACTGTAGGAAAGATAGCCCCACATCAAAACCATGGCCGTACAGGGAGCAATTCCTAGTAAAATAGCTCCAGCAGTGTAGGAATTAGCTAAACTTACCGTCTGTCCTCGGATAATCTCCGTTTGACTCAACCAAGGCAGAAACAGCCAGCCGAGAAAAAATTGAGCCAGCGCCACCATTGTAAAGGGTTTGATCAGCCAATTAACCACTAAAGTTAAAATAACTGGTTTGGGAGTACGGGCAGCCCGAAGAGCTTGGGAAAAGTCGATCTTAACCATGATCGGATACATCATGAAGAAAAGACAGATGGCGATCGGAATAGAAACGTTATAGACACTCATGGCATCTAAAGTCCGCGCTACGTCCGGAAATAACCGACCGAGGGCAATTCCCGCCAAAATACAGAAAATAACCCAAAGGGTCAGATATTTTTCAAAAACACTAAGGCTACCACCAGCTTTGGCGGCTTTAGGATTGATGTGATTAGTCATCGCACAAAGGTGGAAAGGGAATAATGGGAGATTGGGCAACCCACCTTTATTATTTCAAAAAAAGTTGATATGTCAAGAATAAAAGCTAGTCATAAAGCTTTAATATTTCTAAAAATCTTGATTGGTTACTTATTTTCCTCGCAGGAACGAGCCGGGACGAGGGCAGCAAAACGACGATATTCGGATAGATATTCTTCTAGGAGAAGAAATTGAGATAAATTTAGGCTGTAGTAGATCCAACGACCTTCTTGACGACTGCGGACTAAATTGGCTTCTTTTAGCGTTTTTAGGTGAAAAGATAATTTAGATTGGGCGA
Encoded here:
- a CDS encoding ArsR/SmtB family transcription factor, coding for MFNSLATSPDSLTQIYTGFQALSDPLRLQILQLLRHQELCVCELRDHLDIAQSKLSFHLKTLKEANLVRSRQEGRWIYYSLNLSQFLLLEEYLSEYRRFAALVPARSCEENK
- the arsB gene encoding ACR3 family arsenite efflux transporter, which encodes MTNHINPKAAKAGGSLSVFEKYLTLWVIFCILAGIALGRLFPDVARTLDAMSVYNVSIPIAICLFFMMYPIMVKIDFSQALRAARTPKPVILTLVVNWLIKPFTMVALAQFFLGWLFLPWLSQTEIIRGQTVSLANSYTAGAILLGIAPCTAMVLMWGYLSYSNQGHTLIMVAVNSLAMLFLYAPLGKWLLAANNFVVPWQTIVLSVLIYVGLPLIAGIYSRHWIFKHKGRVWFESHFLHYLSPVAITALLLTLILLFAFKGDLIVSNPLHIFLIAIPLFIQTNLIFLLSYVAALKLNLVYEDAAPAALIGASNHFEVAIATAVMLFGLNSGAALATVVGVLIEVPVMLMLVEFCKKTAFWFPREPEKATLLDPRCLSPYK